One stretch of Zhihengliuella flava DNA includes these proteins:
- a CDS encoding exodeoxyribonuclease III, with protein sequence MTNAETPATANVYTKAPGALRVASVNVNGIRAAYKKGMAEWLAGRDVDILNLQEVRAPDALFRELIGEGWHLVHAEAAAKGRAGVAICSRSEPDAVREHIGEEYFADSGRWVEADFTVKGQQVTVVSAYVHSGELGTQKQDDKYRFLETMTRRMPALAERTDHVLITGDLNVCHTERDIKNWKPNHNKRAGVMDEEIVYFDRFFGDIGYRDVARQLAGDVQGPYSWWSYRGQAFDNDAGWRIDYHMATPALMARATHAVVDRAATYDTRFSDHAPVVVDYQF encoded by the coding sequence GTGACCAACGCCGAAACTCCAGCAACCGCGAACGTGTACACCAAGGCTCCGGGCGCCCTCCGCGTGGCATCCGTCAACGTCAACGGGATCCGGGCAGCCTATAAGAAAGGCATGGCCGAGTGGCTGGCCGGCCGTGACGTCGACATCCTGAACTTGCAGGAGGTGCGCGCCCCCGACGCGCTCTTCCGGGAGCTGATCGGCGAGGGCTGGCACCTAGTCCACGCCGAGGCCGCCGCCAAGGGGCGAGCCGGCGTCGCCATTTGCTCCCGCAGTGAGCCCGACGCCGTGCGCGAGCACATCGGCGAGGAGTACTTCGCTGACTCCGGCCGCTGGGTCGAAGCCGACTTCACGGTCAAGGGGCAGCAGGTCACCGTGGTCAGTGCCTACGTGCACTCGGGTGAGCTCGGCACCCAGAAGCAAGATGACAAGTACCGCTTCTTGGAGACCATGACCCGCCGCATGCCGGCACTCGCCGAGCGCACAGATCACGTGCTGATCACCGGTGATCTCAACGTGTGCCACACCGAACGGGACATCAAGAACTGGAAGCCGAACCACAACAAGCGTGCCGGCGTCATGGACGAGGAAATCGTCTACTTTGACCGCTTCTTTGGGGACATCGGCTACCGCGATGTGGCACGGCAACTGGCCGGCGATGTCCAAGGCCCCTACAGCTGGTGGTCCTACCGAGGACAAGCCTTCGACAACGACGCCGGGTGGCGGATCGATTACCACATGGCGACCCCCGCCCTCATGGCGCGGGCCACTCACGCCGTTGTGGACCGCGCCGCGACGTACGACACGCGCTTTTCTGACCACGCCCCCGTCGTCGTCGACTACCAGTTCTAG
- a CDS encoding 2'-5' RNA ligase family protein has protein sequence MTHREHGRNAAALGVVITLPAGLRQRIGQLRADFEGPCAGLEPPHITLVSGQISGTWEAARAHAALVASRSEAFTVSLKGVASFVPASEVVFLKVAQGAEECRALHARLCDGPLEHRVAFDYHPHLTVTHDAPRPQMRRALDELQDFDAEFVVESIGLFTTDHDGHWVLTEELTLGTDGCKNAAN, from the coding sequence ATGACGCACCGAGAGCACGGGAGGAATGCCGCCGCGCTCGGCGTCGTCATCACGCTGCCCGCGGGGTTGCGGCAACGCATCGGACAGCTGCGGGCGGATTTTGAAGGTCCCTGCGCCGGGCTGGAACCGCCGCACATCACGTTAGTGTCCGGCCAGATTTCCGGTACCTGGGAGGCGGCGAGAGCGCACGCCGCGCTGGTGGCCTCCCGGAGCGAGGCCTTCACCGTCTCGCTCAAGGGAGTGGCGAGCTTCGTCCCGGCCAGCGAGGTCGTCTTCCTCAAGGTTGCCCAAGGGGCGGAGGAGTGCAGAGCGCTGCACGCGCGGCTTTGTGACGGTCCGCTGGAACATCGGGTTGCCTTCGACTACCACCCGCACCTTACGGTGACTCATGACGCGCCGCGGCCCCAGATGCGGCGCGCATTGGATGAATTGCAAGATTTCGACGCCGAGTTTGTCGTCGAGTCCATCGGGCTGTTCACCACGGATCACGACGGACACTGGGTGCTCACTGAGGAGCTGACACTTGGCACGGACGGATGTAAAAATGCGGCAAACTAA
- a CDS encoding succinate dehydrogenase iron-sulfur subunit: MSTEVAEPASKVELSAGGGGGEIKQFDITLRVRRYNPEVSEEAEWEDFELTMYGTDRVLDALHKVKWEVDGSLSFRRSCAHGICGSDAMRINGRNRLACKTLLKDLDTSKPITVEAIKGLPVEKDLIVDMEPFFQSYREIMPFLVSKGHEPSGERYQSPEDRERFDDTTKCILCAACTSSCPVFWTDGQYFGPAAIVNAHRFIFDSRDDAGDMRLEILNDKEGVWRCRTTFNCSEACPRGIQVTKAIAEVKQAVLARSM; this comes from the coding sequence ATGAGCACTGAAGTAGCAGAACCAGCATCCAAGGTGGAGCTCAGCGCCGGTGGCGGCGGGGGCGAGATCAAGCAGTTCGACATCACGCTGCGCGTGCGGCGCTACAACCCCGAGGTCTCCGAGGAGGCCGAGTGGGAAGATTTCGAGCTGACCATGTACGGCACGGACCGCGTGCTCGACGCCCTGCACAAGGTCAAGTGGGAGGTGGACGGCTCGCTGTCCTTCCGCCGGTCCTGCGCCCACGGTATTTGCGGCTCCGACGCGATGCGCATCAACGGCCGCAACCGCCTGGCCTGTAAGACCCTCCTGAAGGACCTGGACACGTCCAAGCCCATCACGGTGGAGGCCATCAAGGGCCTACCGGTGGAGAAAGACCTCATTGTGGACATGGAGCCGTTCTTCCAGTCCTACCGCGAGATCATGCCCTTCCTCGTCTCCAAGGGCCACGAGCCCTCGGGCGAGCGCTACCAGTCCCCCGAGGACCGCGAGCGCTTCGACGACACCACCAAGTGCATCCTCTGCGCCGCGTGCACGTCCTCGTGCCCGGTGTTCTGGACCGACGGTCAGTACTTCGGCCCGGCCGCGATCGTCAATGCACACCGCTTCATTTTCGACAGCCGCGACGATGCCGGTGACATGCGACTGGAGATCCTCAATGACAAGGAAGGCGTGTGGCGCTGCCGCACGACCTTCAACTGCTCCGAGGCGTGCCCGCGTGGCATTCAGGTCACCAAGGCCATCGCCGAGGTGAAGCAGGCCGTGCTGGCCCGCTCCATGTAA
- a CDS encoding succinate dehydrogenase hydrophobic membrane anchor subunit, whose amino-acid sequence MATTTEFVPPRSGRIDQKYTRVPGKKGNFEMLAWLFMRISGLFLVVLIFGHLITNLLMGEGINGIDFGFVAGKWADPVWQFWDLAMLWLAMLHGTNGVRTIINDYADKDRTRFWLKLVLYFSTVVIIVLGTLVIFTFDPCIPGSTLEVCN is encoded by the coding sequence ATGGCCACCACCACCGAATTCGTCCCGCCGCGCTCCGGCCGGATTGACCAGAAGTACACTCGCGTCCCGGGCAAGAAGGGCAACTTTGAGATGCTCGCCTGGCTGTTCATGCGCATCTCCGGCCTCTTCCTAGTCGTCCTGATCTTCGGCCACCTGATCACCAACCTGCTCATGGGCGAAGGCATCAATGGCATCGACTTCGGCTTCGTCGCCGGTAAGTGGGCCGACCCGGTGTGGCAGTTCTGGGATTTGGCCATGCTGTGGCTGGCCATGCTGCACGGCACCAACGGCGTGCGCACGATCATCAATGACTACGCCGACAAGGACCGTACCCGCTTCTGGCTGAAACTGGTCCTGTACTTCTCGACCGTCGTCATCATCGTGCTCGGCACCCTGGTGATCTTCACCTTCGATCCGTGTATCCCGGGCTCGACGCTCGAGGTCTGCAACTAA
- a CDS encoding YihY/virulence factor BrkB family protein, which produces MRQTNGSAVRGAHAGGTGQTSVEGIPALDRAFVRREALSKRADVGQARREGQPLLQRTLAVAKWLVAELNAFRPMRVWTVYSKRHGPLMAAGTAYRMFFSIAALLVAGFSIFGLIAAGNKELQDLVVDTVARSTPGLIATDTQPGLATAEELFDNSSSFGWALAISTATMLITALGWIKGIREGMRGVFGLATVEMNPVVAKARDLGILVLMGIGLVLTSAVGFVAGAALDWILNLLGIASVFGQFATRVVSLLVMLLLDMLVAVVLFRLASSINMPQRALWEAALIAGGGATVLRFFSSQLLGSVGQGNDLLAPFAVILGLFVWFFLLSQVYLIAASWGAVRTGDIEAAEAAAGGARLTLRQRAALKKAQSAPEHDAGWAP; this is translated from the coding sequence ATGCGGCAAACTAACGGGTCAGCGGTCCGCGGAGCGCACGCGGGCGGCACGGGCCAAACCTCCGTTGAGGGCATCCCCGCGCTCGATCGGGCGTTCGTGCGCCGCGAGGCGTTGAGTAAACGGGCCGACGTGGGGCAGGCGCGGCGCGAAGGGCAGCCGCTGCTCCAGCGCACCTTGGCCGTCGCGAAGTGGCTGGTGGCGGAGCTGAATGCGTTCCGCCCGATGCGCGTCTGGACGGTCTACTCCAAGCGCCACGGTCCGCTCATGGCGGCCGGCACGGCGTACCGCATGTTCTTCTCCATCGCGGCGCTGCTGGTAGCCGGCTTCTCCATCTTCGGCCTCATCGCTGCCGGCAATAAGGAACTGCAGGACCTCGTGGTGGACACGGTGGCCCGCAGTACTCCCGGCTTGATTGCGACGGACACGCAGCCGGGCCTCGCGACTGCCGAGGAACTCTTCGACAACTCGTCAAGCTTCGGCTGGGCACTGGCGATTTCCACCGCCACGATGCTCATTACGGCCCTAGGGTGGATCAAGGGCATTCGCGAGGGCATGCGTGGCGTCTTTGGGCTGGCCACCGTCGAGATGAACCCGGTGGTCGCCAAGGCGCGGGACCTCGGCATTCTGGTGCTCATGGGCATTGGCTTGGTCCTGACGAGCGCTGTGGGCTTCGTCGCGGGCGCCGCGCTGGACTGGATCTTGAATCTACTCGGTATCGCTTCAGTGTTCGGTCAGTTCGCCACGCGCGTGGTCTCCCTCCTGGTCATGCTCCTGCTGGACATGCTGGTGGCGGTGGTCCTCTTCCGGCTGGCGTCCTCCATCAATATGCCCCAGCGAGCGCTCTGGGAGGCGGCGCTCATCGCCGGCGGCGGGGCGACGGTCCTGCGGTTCTTCTCCTCGCAACTGCTGGGCAGCGTCGGCCAGGGAAATGACCTCCTTGCGCCCTTTGCCGTGATCCTCGGACTCTTCGTGTGGTTCTTCCTGCTCTCGCAGGTCTATCTGATCGCCGCCAGCTGGGGCGCAGTGCGCACGGGGGACATTGAGGCCGCCGAGGCCGCGGCCGGGGGAGCGCGGCTGACGCTCCGCCAGCGGGCGGCTCTCAAGAAGGCGCAGAGCGCCCCTGAGCACGACGCCGGCTGGGCGCCCTAG
- a CDS encoding ABC transporter permease, with protein MSKRADTTAAPDRPREPESAVGPTPGVEPAPGAEELARRARRWGVWYFAEHQLRTMRSYLSVIVAYSVGHPLLYLVAMGVGLASLVDANGGGDFGGVDYLVFLVPALLASGTFVAASNEFTWPIMDGFKWRRVYHGPLVSPLQPWQIAAGHTLAVALRLFAQSLVYFLIVAAFGAVPSGFGFLAIITSTLAGLAIGTPLMAYAATIRVEKAQFVMIQRFGVMPLMLFSGTFFPLTNLPVFLQWIGWVSPLWHASEIGRVFTYGYDEPLWLSIVHVLYLVALAGGGLLLAFRTYYNRLVD; from the coding sequence TTGAGTAAGCGCGCCGACACGACGGCCGCACCGGACCGGCCGCGCGAGCCTGAATCCGCCGTCGGCCCGACTCCGGGCGTGGAGCCCGCGCCGGGTGCCGAGGAACTGGCCAGACGAGCCCGCCGGTGGGGCGTCTGGTATTTCGCCGAGCATCAATTGCGCACGATGCGCAGCTACCTGTCCGTGATCGTTGCGTACTCGGTCGGGCACCCGCTGCTGTATCTGGTGGCCATGGGAGTCGGCCTCGCCAGCTTGGTTGACGCCAACGGTGGGGGAGACTTCGGCGGCGTGGATTACCTCGTCTTCCTCGTGCCCGCGCTGCTGGCATCGGGGACCTTCGTGGCGGCGTCGAACGAATTCACCTGGCCGATCATGGACGGCTTCAAATGGCGCCGCGTCTACCACGGACCGCTCGTCAGCCCGCTGCAACCGTGGCAAATCGCCGCCGGCCACACCCTCGCCGTCGCCCTGAGACTCTTCGCGCAATCCCTGGTCTACTTCCTGATCGTCGCGGCCTTCGGGGCCGTGCCCAGTGGGTTCGGTTTCCTCGCCATCATCACGTCCACGTTGGCCGGCCTGGCGATCGGCACCCCGCTGATGGCGTACGCAGCCACCATCAGGGTGGAGAAGGCCCAGTTCGTGATGATCCAGCGGTTTGGGGTCATGCCACTCATGCTGTTTTCCGGCACCTTTTTCCCCTTGACCAACCTGCCGGTTTTCCTGCAATGGATTGGCTGGGTTTCCCCGCTCTGGCACGCCAGCGAGATCGGCCGGGTGTTCACCTACGGGTACGACGAACCGCTCTGGCTGTCCATCGTTCACGTGCTCTACCTGGTAGCGCTCGCCGGCGGCGGACTGCTGCTCGCGTTCCGTACCTACTACAACCGGTTGGTGGACTGA
- a CDS encoding VOC family protein yields MIGTWHALVFDCADTDQLATFYEQLLGMVRVQQDDDDGWITIGDAPDRPALAFQRVEHYTPPAWPGQDVPQQAHLDIRVSDLDIGEEHVLALGATALNEGSESFRVYLDPQGHPFCLVSW; encoded by the coding sequence ATGATCGGCACGTGGCACGCACTGGTTTTCGATTGTGCGGATACGGATCAACTGGCCACCTTCTACGAGCAGCTCTTGGGCATGGTGCGGGTCCAGCAGGATGACGACGACGGCTGGATCACGATTGGCGATGCGCCGGACCGGCCAGCCCTCGCTTTCCAACGCGTTGAGCACTACACGCCGCCGGCCTGGCCCGGTCAAGACGTCCCCCAGCAGGCTCACCTCGACATTCGGGTCAGTGACCTCGATATCGGCGAAGAACACGTGCTGGCCCTCGGAGCCACCGCCCTCAACGAAGGCAGTGAGAGCTTCCGGGTGTACTTGGACCCGCAGGGTCATCCCTTCTGCCTCGTGAGTTGGTGA
- the sdhA gene encoding succinate dehydrogenase flavoprotein subunit, translated as MQVHKYDVVIVGAGGAGMRAAIEAGQRAHTAVLTKLYPTRSHTGAAQGGMCAALANVEEDNWEWHTFDTIKGGDYLVDQDAAEVMAKEAIEAVLDLEKMGLPFNRTPEGKIDQRRFGGHTRDHGKAPVRRACYAADRTGHMILQTLYQNCVKHNVEFYNEYYVLDLLTVDEEATREDGTTYLQKRVAGVVSYDLATGELHVFQAKSVVFASGGAGKVFKTTSNAHTLTGDGMGIAFRRGIPLEDMEFVQFHPTGLAGLGILLSEAARGEGGILRNSEGERFMERYAPTIKDLAPRDIVARSMANEVREGRGCGPNKDYVLLDLTHLEPAHIDAKLPDITEFARTYLGVEPYTEPVPVFPTAHYVMGGVPTDIEGKVLQDNDTTIPGLYAAGEVACVSVHGSNRLGTNSLLDINVFGKRAGKYAAEYAKTAEFVDVPENPLGETEALLENIRNGNGTERIAAIRKDLQDTMDANMQVFRTGETIKKAVSDIEALRERYNNIGIQDKGKRFNLDLLEAVELGFLLDLAEVMSVSALGREESRGGHFREDFPDRDDEKFMKHSMVYKDEAAEMQGIKGLRFDTKPVVFTRYQPMERKY; from the coding sequence ATGCAGGTACATAAGTACGACGTCGTCATCGTCGGCGCCGGCGGCGCTGGCATGCGCGCGGCCATTGAGGCCGGACAGCGTGCCCACACGGCGGTACTCACCAAGCTCTACCCCACCCGCTCGCACACGGGCGCCGCTCAGGGCGGCATGTGCGCGGCCCTCGCCAACGTCGAAGAAGACAACTGGGAGTGGCACACGTTCGACACGATTAAGGGCGGCGACTACCTGGTGGACCAGGACGCCGCGGAGGTCATGGCCAAGGAAGCCATCGAGGCCGTGCTGGACCTCGAGAAGATGGGCCTGCCGTTCAACCGCACGCCCGAGGGCAAGATCGACCAGCGTCGCTTTGGCGGCCACACCCGCGATCACGGTAAGGCTCCGGTGCGCCGCGCCTGCTACGCCGCGGACCGCACCGGCCACATGATCCTGCAGACCCTCTACCAAAACTGCGTCAAGCACAACGTTGAGTTCTACAACGAGTACTACGTGCTGGACCTGCTGACGGTCGACGAGGAAGCCACCCGCGAGGATGGCACCACCTACCTCCAGAAGCGCGTCGCCGGCGTCGTCTCCTACGACCTCGCCACCGGTGAGCTGCACGTCTTCCAGGCCAAGTCGGTGGTGTTCGCCTCCGGCGGCGCGGGCAAGGTCTTCAAGACCACGTCCAACGCCCACACCCTGACCGGAGACGGCATGGGCATCGCCTTCCGGCGCGGCATCCCGCTGGAGGACATGGAGTTTGTGCAGTTCCACCCGACCGGCCTGGCCGGTCTGGGCATCTTGCTCTCCGAGGCAGCCCGCGGTGAGGGCGGCATTCTCCGCAACTCGGAGGGCGAGCGATTCATGGAGCGCTACGCGCCGACCATTAAGGACCTCGCCCCGCGTGACATCGTGGCCCGCTCGATGGCCAATGAAGTCCGCGAAGGGCGCGGTTGCGGCCCGAACAAGGACTACGTCCTGCTGGACCTCACGCACTTGGAGCCGGCGCACATCGACGCCAAGCTGCCGGACATCACCGAGTTTGCTCGCACCTACTTGGGCGTGGAACCGTACACGGAGCCCGTGCCGGTCTTCCCCACCGCCCACTACGTCATGGGCGGTGTCCCGACGGATATCGAGGGCAAGGTTCTTCAAGATAACGACACGACGATCCCCGGCCTGTATGCGGCCGGCGAGGTCGCCTGCGTGTCCGTGCACGGCTCCAATCGCCTGGGCACCAACTCCCTGTTGGACATCAACGTCTTCGGCAAGCGTGCCGGCAAGTACGCGGCTGAATACGCCAAGACGGCAGAATTTGTCGACGTTCCCGAAAACCCGTTGGGCGAGACCGAGGCCTTGCTGGAGAACATCCGCAACGGCAACGGCACCGAGCGCATCGCCGCGATCCGCAAGGACCTGCAGGACACCATGGACGCCAACATGCAGGTCTTCCGTACAGGCGAGACCATCAAGAAGGCCGTCTCCGACATTGAGGCCTTGCGCGAGCGTTACAACAACATCGGCATCCAGGACAAGGGCAAGCGCTTCAACCTGGACCTGCTGGAGGCCGTGGAGCTCGGCTTCCTGCTCGACCTTGCCGAGGTCATGTCCGTGTCCGCTCTGGGCCGCGAAGAGTCGCGCGGCGGGCACTTCCGCGAGGACTTCCCGGATCGAGACGACGAGAAGTTCATGAAGCACTCGATGGTGTACAAGGACGAGGCGGCGGAGATGCAGGGCATCAAGGGCCTGCGCTTCGATACCAAGCCGGTCGTCTTCACCCGTTACCAGCCGATGGAGCGTAAGTACTAA
- a CDS encoding alpha/beta hydrolase family protein — protein MATEKFTFTSATGDTLTAALDVPEGEAIGWGIMSHGFTLGKDSLATARICRGLASHGIGMLRFDNLGLGESQGDFAATSFSLKIQDTIRAAEALRERGHEPELLVGHSLGGAAVIAAASEIQPNAIATIGAPFDPGHVTHNFEHLMEEIESAGSAELKLGPRRLEITRAFIEDVQEYNLTSSIQDLRAALLVMHAPTDNTVGLENAGRIFTEAKHPKSFFSLDGADHLLTQRVHGYRAAAMIAAWAEQYFDASE, from the coding sequence GTGGCTACTGAGAAATTCACCTTCACCAGCGCAACCGGCGATACCCTGACCGCGGCTTTGGACGTTCCTGAGGGCGAGGCGATCGGATGGGGCATCATGTCCCACGGGTTCACCCTCGGCAAGGATTCACTCGCGACGGCTCGGATCTGCCGCGGGCTCGCCTCCCACGGCATCGGCATGCTGCGCTTCGACAACCTCGGCCTCGGCGAATCTCAAGGCGACTTCGCGGCGACCTCATTCAGCCTAAAAATTCAGGACACCATTCGTGCGGCCGAGGCGTTGCGTGAGCGCGGCCACGAGCCCGAGCTCCTCGTGGGCCACTCCCTCGGTGGTGCCGCCGTGATCGCTGCCGCGAGCGAGATCCAGCCCAATGCGATCGCCACCATTGGCGCTCCCTTCGACCCGGGCCACGTCACGCACAACTTCGAGCACCTCATGGAGGAGATCGAATCCGCGGGCAGCGCCGAACTGAAGCTCGGCCCCCGCCGGTTAGAGATCACCCGGGCGTTCATTGAGGACGTCCAGGAGTACAACCTCACCAGCTCGATTCAGGACCTGCGCGCCGCTCTGCTGGTCATGCACGCGCCGACGGATAACACCGTGGGCCTCGAAAACGCCGGGCGCATCTTTACGGAGGCCAAGCACCCCAAGTCGTTCTTCTCCCTCGACGGGGCGGATCACTTGCTCACCCAGCGCGTCCATGGCTATCGCGCAGCCGCCATGATCGCTGCGTGGGCCGAACAGTACTTCGACGCCTCCGAGTAG
- a CDS encoding ABC transporter ATP-binding protein → MSQTTAAPIVIRAEHLVKRYGDFTAVDDLSFEVPAGESFGLLGPNGAGKSTTMRMIGGVSQRTSGTLQIMGLDPQQQGPTVRAHLGVVPQQDNLDEDLRVRDNLLIYGRYFGLSRAHLLPKVERLLDFAQLQDKADARVDDLSGGMKRRLTIARSLVNDPRVLLLDEPTTGLDPQARHVLWDRLFRLKEQGVTLVLTTHYMDEAEQLCDRLIVVDGGRIMAEGSPAQLIRTYSSREVVELRFGADRNAAAAERIHDLGDRVEALPDRVLLYAHDGEAALEAVAARGLQPVTSLVRRSSLEDVFLRLTGRSLVE, encoded by the coding sequence GTGTCTCAAACCACTGCAGCCCCGATCGTCATTCGCGCCGAACACTTAGTGAAGCGCTACGGCGACTTCACCGCCGTTGACGACCTCAGCTTTGAGGTACCCGCCGGCGAGTCCTTCGGGTTGCTCGGCCCCAACGGCGCGGGAAAGTCAACCACCATGCGGATGATCGGCGGCGTCTCGCAGCGCACGTCCGGAACGTTGCAGATCATGGGACTGGACCCGCAGCAGCAAGGCCCCACCGTGCGCGCCCACCTCGGCGTCGTGCCGCAGCAGGACAACCTGGATGAGGACCTCAGGGTGCGGGACAACCTGCTCATCTACGGGCGGTACTTCGGCCTCTCCCGCGCGCACCTGCTTCCCAAGGTGGAGCGGTTGCTGGATTTCGCCCAACTACAAGACAAGGCCGACGCCCGCGTGGACGACCTCTCGGGAGGCATGAAGCGGCGCCTCACCATCGCGCGCTCGCTCGTCAATGACCCGCGCGTGCTCTTGCTGGACGAGCCCACCACGGGGCTCGATCCGCAGGCCCGCCACGTCCTCTGGGACCGGTTGTTTCGCCTCAAGGAACAGGGCGTCACGCTGGTGCTCACGACGCACTACATGGATGAGGCTGAGCAACTCTGTGACCGGCTCATCGTGGTGGATGGCGGCCGCATCATGGCGGAAGGGTCGCCAGCCCAGCTGATCCGCACCTATTCCAGCCGGGAGGTGGTAGAGCTGCGCTTCGGCGCGGACCGCAACGCGGCGGCCGCCGAGCGCATCCACGATCTGGGAGATCGCGTGGAAGCCTTGCCGGACCGGGTTCTGCTCTACGCGCACGACGGCGAGGCCGCCTTGGAAGCGGTGGCCGCCCGGGGCCTGCAGCCGGTCACCTCGCTCGTGCGCCGAAGCTCGTTGGAGGACGTTTTCCTGCGCCTGACCGGACGGTCCCTCGTTGAGTAA
- a CDS encoding ABC transporter permease, translated as MTHRLSQPVAERSQPLRAELLEPSHRPLAGLYSGNVRAVVARGLMALKTNNWAVFISGFIEPVLYLAAMGIGLGPLIGTVEGPGGTAVSYGAYIAPALLAVSAMNGAVYDSTNNVFFKLRFSKLYQTMLNTSLGPLDVAMGEIYLALQRGFLYAVGFMLVMLPLGYVSSWWALLMVPAAVLVAFGFASLGMGITSYFTRFQHLDWINFALLPMFLFSATLYPLSVYPQAIQWVIQALPLWHGVELLRSLSVGYFTPAMLVHVAYFVVMIAVGVVLTTSRLRALFLR; from the coding sequence ATGACGCACCGCCTCAGCCAGCCCGTTGCCGAGCGCTCGCAGCCCCTGCGTGCCGAGCTGCTCGAGCCCAGCCACCGCCCCCTAGCCGGCCTCTACTCCGGCAACGTGCGCGCCGTCGTCGCCCGTGGCCTCATGGCGCTCAAAACTAACAACTGGGCCGTCTTTATTTCCGGGTTCATCGAGCCCGTGTTGTACCTCGCGGCGATGGGCATCGGACTCGGCCCCCTGATCGGCACCGTCGAGGGGCCGGGCGGGACAGCCGTGAGCTACGGCGCCTACATTGCCCCGGCGCTGCTGGCCGTCTCCGCCATGAACGGTGCCGTGTACGACTCGACGAACAACGTGTTCTTCAAGCTGCGGTTTTCCAAGCTCTATCAGACCATGCTCAACACCTCCCTCGGGCCCTTAGACGTGGCGATGGGGGAGATTTACCTCGCCTTGCAGCGCGGCTTCTTGTATGCCGTTGGCTTCATGTTGGTCATGCTGCCGCTGGGCTACGTGAGCAGTTGGTGGGCGTTACTCATGGTGCCCGCCGCCGTGCTGGTGGCGTTCGGATTCGCGTCCCTCGGCATGGGCATCACCAGCTACTTCACCCGATTCCAGCACTTGGACTGGATCAACTTCGCGCTGCTACCCATGTTCCTGTTCTCCGCCACGCTGTATCCCCTGAGCGTGTACCCGCAAGCCATCCAGTGGGTCATCCAAGCGTTGCCCCTGTGGCATGGGGTGGAACTGTTGCGTTCCCTCTCCGTCGGATACTTCACGCCAGCCATGCTGGTGCACGTGGCCTACTTTGTGGTCATGATTGCGGTCGGAGTGGTCTTGACGACGAGCCGTTTGCGCGCCTTGTTCCTGCGCTAA
- the trpS gene encoding tryptophan--tRNA ligase yields the protein MSTEPTSTHRPRVLSGMQPSADSLHLGNYLGALVNWVKSQDQYDAFFFVPDMHAITVPQDPAELRERTRRTAAQYIAGGIDVDQSTLFVQSHVPEHAQLAWVLTCLTGFGEASRMTQFKDKSAKGGVENAGVGLFTYPMLMAADILMYQPHGVPVGDDQRQHVELARTLANRFNHRFGETFRVPEAFIPEEGARIYDLQQPTKKMSKSAESPNGLINVLDDSKTIAKRIKSAVTDTDTVVAYDRENKPGVSNLLDILAVVSGKTVEQLVPEYEGKMYGHLKVDVAEAVVAAVEPVRERTKQLLDDPAELDRLLAIGASKAREVAARTLDEVYRNVGFLQLGAEAAAVVRRAGDGAA from the coding sequence ATGAGTACCGAACCCACTAGCACCCACCGCCCTCGAGTCTTGTCCGGTATGCAGCCGTCCGCCGACTCGCTGCACCTCGGTAACTACCTGGGGGCCCTCGTGAACTGGGTCAAGTCCCAGGACCAGTACGACGCCTTCTTCTTTGTCCCGGATATGCACGCCATCACGGTGCCGCAGGATCCGGCCGAGCTCCGCGAGCGCACGCGCCGCACGGCGGCGCAATACATCGCGGGCGGGATCGACGTGGACCAATCCACGCTGTTCGTTCAGTCCCACGTGCCGGAGCACGCTCAGCTGGCGTGGGTCCTGACGTGCCTGACTGGGTTCGGCGAGGCCTCCCGCATGACGCAGTTCAAGGACAAGTCCGCCAAGGGCGGCGTCGAGAACGCCGGCGTCGGCCTCTTCACGTACCCCATGCTTATGGCCGCGGACATCTTGATGTATCAGCCGCACGGCGTTCCCGTCGGTGACGACCAACGGCAGCACGTGGAGCTGGCCCGGACGTTGGCGAATCGGTTCAATCACCGCTTCGGAGAGACCTTCCGCGTGCCGGAGGCCTTCATCCCGGAAGAGGGCGCACGGATCTACGACCTGCAGCAGCCGACCAAGAAGATGTCCAAGTCGGCGGAGAGCCCCAACGGGCTCATCAATGTTCTCGACGACTCGAAGACCATCGCCAAACGCATCAAGTCCGCTGTCACGGACACGGACACCGTGGTGGCCTACGATCGCGAAAACAAGCCGGGCGTGTCCAACCTGCTGGACATCCTGGCGGTCGTCAGCGGGAAGACGGTGGAGCAACTGGTGCCTGAGTATGAGGGCAAGATGTACGGGCACCTGAAGGTGGATGTGGCCGAAGCCGTGGTGGCCGCGGTGGAGCCGGTGCGCGAACGGACCAAGCAGCTCCTCGATGACCCGGCCGAGCTGGATCGCCTGCTGGCGATCGGCGCATCGAAGGCTCGCGAGGTGGCGGCACGGACTCTAGACGAGGTGTACCGCAACGTGGGGTTCTTGCAGCTCGGCGCCGAGGCCGCCGCCGTCGTTCGCCGTGCCGGAGACGGCGCGGCGTAG